The Ensifer adhaerens genome contains a region encoding:
- a CDS encoding type II secretion system F family protein, whose product MGELEIYIVVFVAVMIFSVVISEMVLRRRAVGARLSETAAKGGGDDFQLGDGTFGDLGEAENRLIRRYFEITRRDQNANSTQNRLIRAGYFGATAVTVFQAVRAILCGVVMVGGAWTLNRFVPEMSGLAVLLAAMIVTGVAFVLVNIYIDRRGDAKEREYRRLFPDFMDMLIVCLDAGMSIEAAANRVAREFVQKRQDFGLHLSIMMLEVRGGRRLREALINLATRLRIDEARALAVLFRQSEELGTSVTQALRVYSKEMRDLRIVRAEEKANALPIKMLLPLGAFLFPVSLIIVLAPIVLRVLGILTGLKPGG is encoded by the coding sequence ATGGGCGAGTTGGAAATCTACATCGTCGTCTTCGTCGCGGTTATGATATTCTCCGTCGTTATTTCGGAGATGGTATTACGCCGACGCGCTGTCGGCGCCCGATTGTCGGAGACGGCTGCAAAGGGAGGTGGCGACGATTTCCAGCTCGGAGATGGCACCTTTGGCGACCTCGGGGAGGCGGAGAACCGCCTCATCCGCCGTTACTTCGAAATCACCCGTCGAGACCAAAATGCCAATTCAACACAGAACCGGCTGATCCGGGCGGGATATTTCGGTGCCACAGCGGTTACCGTGTTTCAAGCGGTGCGTGCAATCCTCTGCGGTGTGGTGATGGTGGGCGGTGCGTGGACCCTAAACCGCTTCGTCCCCGAGATGTCGGGGCTTGCGGTTTTGCTCGCGGCGATGATCGTGACGGGGGTCGCGTTCGTACTCGTCAATATCTACATCGACCGGCGTGGCGACGCCAAGGAACGGGAATACCGACGGCTCTTTCCCGATTTCATGGACATGCTGATCGTATGCCTTGACGCAGGCATGAGCATCGAGGCGGCGGCGAACCGTGTCGCCCGGGAATTCGTCCAGAAGCGTCAGGATTTTGGCCTGCACCTCTCGATTATGATGCTGGAGGTGCGCGGCGGCCGCCGTCTGCGCGAAGCCCTGATCAATCTGGCAACACGCTTGCGAATTGATGAAGCGCGCGCTCTTGCCGTACTCTTCCGTCAGTCGGAGGAGCTTGGAACGAGCGTTACCCAGGCGCTACGTGTCTACAGCAAGGAAATGCGTGATCTCAGGATCGTGCGGGCCGAGGAGAAGGCCAATGCTCTGCCGATCAAGATGCTGTTGCCACTCGGTGCCTTTCTGTTTCCCGTCAGTCTCATCATCGTACTCGCCCCGATCGTACTTCGCGTTCTTGGCATTCTCACCGGTTTGAAGCCCGGTGGCTAG
- a CDS encoding type II secretion system F family protein, whose product MTLLLLYAAVFIAALISVEAVLRSYFRKSERQRAVNDRLSLLDVSEDHLKTYHAMLKARGADEDWRSLPFVQRLRQYYAQSGVKFDAQRFALYGITGAVLVWLAVQFLVPTTLVRIPVFLLVCLAIPIVVVWRKRANRIRKFTLKLPEALDVANRSLSAGHPLPAAISLVAREIPDPVGTEFGLLSDELTYGTTLDHALINLSQRVGAEDLNLLAIALSVQAGTGGNLVEILQNLSKTLRDRTMLKAKVKAISSEGRITAIFMSVYPFLLYALIKALAPTYFDPVWASGHGTTIVAVLVAIMAVGNVILYKMVNFEY is encoded by the coding sequence ATGACGCTTCTGCTCCTCTACGCCGCCGTTTTCATCGCCGCGCTGATTTCGGTCGAGGCAGTATTGCGCAGCTACTTCCGCAAGTCTGAACGCCAGCGTGCCGTCAATGATCGGCTGAGCCTGCTTGATGTAAGCGAGGACCACCTCAAGACCTATCATGCGATGCTGAAGGCACGCGGCGCCGACGAAGACTGGCGATCATTGCCTTTTGTTCAACGTCTTCGGCAGTACTATGCGCAGTCCGGTGTCAAGTTCGACGCCCAGCGCTTCGCCCTCTATGGGATCACCGGTGCAGTACTGGTTTGGCTCGCTGTTCAGTTCCTGGTCCCGACCACGCTCGTCCGCATACCGGTTTTTCTGCTGGTTTGTCTCGCCATTCCGATTGTTGTCGTTTGGCGCAAACGTGCGAACCGGATCCGCAAATTTACCCTCAAGCTTCCGGAAGCGCTCGACGTTGCCAATCGCAGCCTATCTGCGGGTCATCCGCTGCCGGCGGCAATCTCGCTCGTAGCGCGCGAAATACCCGATCCGGTTGGAACGGAATTTGGCCTGCTCTCGGATGAGTTGACTTATGGCACCACCTTGGATCACGCCCTCATCAATCTCAGTCAACGCGTTGGGGCGGAAGATTTGAACCTGCTGGCGATCGCCTTGAGCGTCCAGGCGGGCACGGGCGGCAATTTGGTCGAAATCCTTCAAAATCTCTCGAAGACCCTGCGTGATCGCACTATGCTGAAGGCCAAGGTCAAAGCGATTTCCTCCGAAGGGCGTATCACCGCGATTTTCATGTCGGTCTATCCGTTCCTTCTCTACGCGCTGATCAAGGCGCTCGCACCGACTTACTTTGATCCCGTCTGGGCAAGTGGCCACGGCACGACCATCGTCGCCGTCCTCGTTGCCATCATGGCGGTGGGCAACGTCATTCTCTACAAGATGGTCAATTTCGAATACTGA
- a CDS encoding CpaF family protein, translated as MPVAETASIPSPEAAGAAASARLEESLGLDMVAERVNLHRYLLDRINLGILDTMDDEEIATEIRPLVKDYIRRNSFPLNAKEINDLIRDITDEMLGLGPIEPLLADDSVADILINGYNSVYVERRGKLENTAVRFKDEDHLLRVINKIVSAVGRRVDESTPLVDARLKDGSRVNVAIRPISVDGPLVSIRKFTRKPLTLERLVEHGAMANAMRILLSAAVKGRVSMIISGGTGSGKTTLLNALSSQISVEERLITIEDAAELQLQQPHVGRLETRPPTLDGRNEVRQRELLKNALRMRPDRIIVGEVRGEEAFDMLQAMNTGHEGSMTTIHANTPRDAVGRLEQMVGMAGMPMSQLSIRSQIASAITIIVQVQRLSDGSRKVVSISEITGMEGEVVQMQEIMRFRRIATNESGRIHGEFRATGLRPRFVEEFAELGITIPSAIFDPGKPLHAGVVES; from the coding sequence ATGCCAGTGGCGGAGACCGCGTCCATACCCAGTCCAGAGGCGGCAGGTGCTGCGGCAAGTGCCAGGCTGGAAGAGTCGCTCGGCCTCGACATGGTGGCGGAGCGTGTCAATCTGCATCGCTACTTGCTCGATCGCATCAACCTCGGCATTCTCGACACGATGGACGACGAGGAAATCGCCACCGAAATCAGGCCGCTCGTCAAAGACTATATTCGGCGCAACAGTTTCCCGCTGAATGCTAAGGAAATCAACGACCTGATCCGTGACATCACCGACGAGATGCTCGGCCTCGGCCCAATTGAGCCCCTGCTGGCCGACGACTCCGTCGCCGATATCCTGATCAACGGCTACAACAGCGTCTATGTCGAACGGCGTGGCAAACTAGAAAACACGGCCGTACGCTTTAAAGACGAAGATCACCTGCTCCGTGTCATCAACAAGATCGTCTCTGCCGTCGGTCGCCGCGTGGACGAGTCGACGCCGCTCGTCGATGCGCGGTTGAAAGATGGATCGCGCGTCAACGTCGCCATCCGGCCGATCTCGGTCGACGGACCGCTGGTGTCGATCCGCAAGTTCACGCGCAAGCCATTGACGTTGGAGCGCCTCGTCGAACACGGCGCAATGGCGAATGCGATGCGAATTCTCTTGAGCGCCGCGGTCAAGGGCCGAGTGTCGATGATCATCTCCGGTGGTACGGGTTCGGGAAAGACAACACTGCTCAATGCCCTTTCGTCGCAGATTTCCGTCGAGGAGCGCCTTATTACCATCGAAGACGCGGCCGAATTACAGCTGCAGCAACCGCACGTCGGACGGCTGGAAACGAGGCCGCCAACGCTCGATGGCCGTAACGAAGTGCGTCAGCGCGAACTCCTCAAGAATGCCCTGCGTATGCGGCCAGATCGCATCATCGTCGGGGAGGTGCGCGGCGAAGAGGCCTTCGACATGTTGCAGGCGATGAACACCGGCCATGAAGGCTCGATGACAACAATTCATGCAAACACACCTCGCGACGCCGTCGGCCGGCTCGAGCAGATGGTTGGGATGGCCGGCATGCCCATGTCGCAGCTCAGCATCCGCTCCCAGATCGCCTCGGCGATCACCATCATTGTTCAGGTCCAGCGTCTGAGCGACGGGAGCCGGAAAGTAGTGTCGATTTCCGAGATCACCGGCATGGAGGGCGAGGTGGTGCAGATGCAGGAGATCATGCGGTTCAGGCGCATTGCCACGAACGAAAGCGGCCGCATCCACGGCGAATTCCGAGCAACTGGCCTTCGTCCCCGCTTCGTGGAAGAGTTTGCCGAACTCGGGATCACTATACCCTCGGCGATCTTTGATCCGGGAAAACCGCTTCATGCGGGGGTGGTTGAATCATGA